Proteins found in one Synechococcus sp. LA31 genomic segment:
- a CDS encoding pentapeptide repeat-containing protein yields the protein MGRLLQPLLKRLLMPVLALWLPAALLLTPPAVEAAMDYAKQVLIGHDFAGVDLRGATFNLTNLREADFHGADLRGASLFGAKLQDANLSDTDLTDATLDSAVLEGTDLRNAVLENAFAFNTRFNNVQIAGADFTNVPFRGDVLKTLCASASGTNPSTGRNTRDTLECG from the coding sequence ATGGGCCGCCTGCTGCAACCTCTGTTGAAGCGCCTGCTGATGCCCGTGCTCGCGCTCTGGCTCCCAGCGGCACTGCTGCTGACGCCACCGGCTGTGGAGGCCGCGATGGATTACGCCAAGCAGGTGTTGATCGGGCACGACTTCGCCGGCGTTGACCTGCGCGGGGCCACCTTCAATCTCACCAACCTGAGGGAGGCCGACTTTCATGGCGCAGATTTGCGCGGCGCCAGCCTGTTCGGTGCCAAATTGCAGGATGCCAACCTTTCCGACACCGACCTCACCGACGCAACCCTCGACTCGGCCGTGCTCGAGGGCACGGATCTGCGCAACGCCGTGCTCGAGAACGCCTTTGCCTTCAACACCCGCTTCAACAACGTGCAGATCGCAGGGGCCGATTTCACCAATGTGCCCTTCCGCGGCGACGTGCTGAAAACCCTCTGCGCTAGCGCCAGCGGCACCAACCCCAGCACTGGCCGCAACACCCGCGACACACTCGAGTGCGGCTAA
- a CDS encoding YraN family protein, which yields MAITVRQRRGNWAEQRALRLLQAAGWQLLERQWHCRWGELDLLLYKPQRLLLVEVKSRRRCGLDGWGIASFTVAKRSRLAAAYRCWLAAHPGYHRCGVELVLALVPLPPARERVRWIRCWG from the coding sequence ATGGCCATCACGGTGAGGCAGCGGCGCGGCAACTGGGCTGAACAGCGGGCCCTGAGGCTGCTGCAGGCCGCTGGCTGGCAACTGCTGGAGCGGCAGTGGCACTGCCGCTGGGGGGAGCTCGATCTGCTGCTCTACAAACCCCAGCGCCTGCTGCTGGTGGAGGTGAAGAGCCGCCGCCGTTGCGGGCTGGATGGCTGGGGCATCGCCAGCTTCACGGTGGCTAAGCGATCGCGCTTGGCGGCCGCTTATCGCTGCTGGTTGGCTGCTCATCCGGGCTACCACCGCTGCGGCGTGGAGCTGGTGTTAGCCCTGGTGCCCCTGCCGCCGGCTAGGGAGCGGGTGCGCTGGATTCGCTGCTGGGGGTAG
- the rsmA gene encoding 16S rRNA (adenine(1518)-N(6)/adenine(1519)-N(6))-dimethyltransferase RsmA, with protein MTFAAHRTRKRFGQHWLKDERVLQEILAAAELSERDTVLEVGPGRGALTERLLASPAMAVRAVELDRDLVEGLQQRFGPDPRFGLIQGDVLAVPLPEAGIVVANIPYNITGPLLERLVGRLDRPVTQPYRRLVLLMQQEVAGRIRALPGSSAYSALSVRMQLLAQCRSICLVPPRCFQPPPKVMSEVVAIDPLPAEQQLDPALARTVEVLLRRCFAARRKMLRNTLAGLQPPEQLGALTAAAGIDLAQRPQEVAPAAWVDLAAGLNRLNA; from the coding sequence ATGACCTTCGCGGCCCATCGCACCCGCAAACGCTTCGGGCAGCACTGGCTTAAGGATGAGCGGGTGCTGCAGGAGATCCTGGCGGCAGCCGAGCTCAGCGAGCGCGACACCGTGCTGGAGGTTGGGCCGGGCCGCGGTGCTCTCACCGAACGGCTGCTGGCCTCGCCAGCCATGGCGGTGCGGGCGGTGGAGTTGGATCGTGATCTGGTCGAGGGCTTGCAGCAGCGCTTCGGCCCAGATCCCCGCTTTGGGCTCATCCAGGGTGATGTGCTGGCGGTGCCGCTGCCAGAGGCCGGCATCGTGGTGGCGAATATTCCTTACAACATCACCGGCCCGCTGTTGGAGCGGCTGGTGGGTCGGCTCGATCGGCCGGTGACGCAGCCTTACAGGCGGCTGGTGCTGCTGATGCAGCAGGAGGTGGCTGGGCGCATTCGAGCTCTGCCTGGCAGCAGTGCCTATTCCGCCTTGAGCGTGCGCATGCAGCTGCTGGCTCAATGCCGCTCGATCTGTCTGGTGCCGCCCCGCTGTTTTCAGCCCCCCCCAAAGGTGATGAGTGAGGTTGTGGCCATCGATCCGTTGCCAGCCGAGCAGCAGCTGGATCCGGCCCTGGCGCGCACGGTGGAGGTGCTGCTGCGCCGCTGTTTTGCCGCCCGTCGCAAAATGCTGCGCAACACTCTGGCGGGGCTGCAACCCCCGGAGCAGCTGGGGGCTCTCACGGCGGCGGCGGGGATTGACCTGGCACAGCGGCCTCAGGAGGTGGCGCCGGCGGCCTGGGTCGATCTGGCGGCGGGCTTGAATCGCCTCAACGCCTGA
- the ispE gene encoding 4-(cytidine 5'-diphospho)-2-C-methyl-D-erythritol kinase — protein MAELLVSAPAKINLHLEVLGLRPDGFHELAMVMQTLDLADQLRLKPSADGRISLRCSRSDLPTDGSNLIVKAAELLKSRVGLPELGASIELEKRIPIGAGLAGGSSDGAAALLGLNALWGCGFNQVQLLEMAAQLGSDMPFCLGGGTQLCFGRGEVLEPLELKDPHDFSVLLIKHPESSVSTPWAYGRCREQRGDFYLTREEEFEQRRQSLRTGPLLSALRGEGPMPPLRNDLQAVVEPDVASVREGLALLRQASDALVVAMSGSGPSLFALFPDAAAAERAQQQLQPALHQGGFEAWLCRCIGSGATLG, from the coding sequence ATGGCTGAGCTGCTGGTCAGCGCCCCCGCCAAGATCAACCTGCATCTGGAGGTGCTTGGGCTGCGGCCCGATGGCTTCCATGAGTTGGCGATGGTGATGCAAACGCTCGATCTGGCCGATCAGCTGCGGCTCAAACCCAGCGCCGATGGCCGCATCAGCCTGCGCTGCAGCCGCAGCGATCTGCCCACCGACGGCAGCAACCTGATCGTGAAGGCGGCGGAGCTGCTGAAGTCGCGAGTTGGTCTGCCCGAGCTGGGGGCCAGCATCGAGCTTGAGAAGCGCATCCCCATCGGTGCGGGCCTGGCGGGTGGGTCCAGCGATGGGGCGGCTGCCCTGCTGGGGCTCAACGCGCTTTGGGGCTGCGGCTTCAATCAAGTCCAACTGCTGGAGATGGCTGCCCAGCTGGGCTCCGACATGCCCTTCTGTCTCGGTGGCGGCACCCAGCTCTGTTTTGGTCGCGGGGAGGTGCTTGAGCCTTTGGAGCTGAAGGATCCGCACGATTTCAGCGTGCTGTTGATTAAGCATCCCGAATCCAGCGTGTCGACCCCATGGGCCTACGGCCGCTGCCGGGAGCAGCGCGGCGACTTCTATCTGACTCGTGAGGAAGAGTTTGAGCAGCGCCGGCAGTCGCTACGCACAGGACCGCTTCTATCTGCCCTGCGGGGTGAGGGTCCCATGCCACCGCTGCGCAACGACCTGCAGGCGGTGGTGGAGCCGGATGTAGCCAGTGTGCGCGAGGGTCTGGCCCTGCTGCGGCAGGCCAGTGATGCTCTGGTGGTCGCGATGAGCGGCTCGGGGCCGAGCCTGTTTGCCCTGTTCCCAGACGCGGCGGCAGCAGAGCGGGCTCAGCAGCAGCTGCAGCCGGCCTTGCATCAAGGGGGCTTCGAGGCCTGGCTCTGCCGCTGCATCGGCTCTGGTGCCACGCTGGGCTGA
- a CDS encoding DUF3082 domain-containing protein, translated as MSERPASESNSSSSASSASTSRPRKGPLSFLSGSLTSFGLGWLALQLAQRIVGYYAEHPPHYDVRFAQSIAVFMKTLFVGMSFLATFTFAFVGIGLFLTFVRSLLPGWSEAEQTP; from the coding sequence GTGAGCGAGAGGCCAGCCTCTGAATCAAACAGCTCCTCATCCGCTAGCTCAGCATCCACCAGCCGGCCCCGCAAGGGGCCGCTCAGCTTCCTGAGCGGTTCACTCACCAGTTTTGGCCTGGGCTGGCTGGCACTGCAACTGGCCCAGCGGATCGTGGGCTACTACGCCGAACATCCACCCCACTACGACGTGCGCTTTGCCCAGAGCATCGCGGTGTTCATGAAGACCCTGTTTGTGGGGATGAGCTTTCTGGCCACGTTCACCTTCGCTTTTGTGGGCATCGGCCTTTTTCTCACCTTTGTGCGCAGCCTCCTACCGGGCTGGAGCGAAGCGGAACAAACTCCCTAG
- a CDS encoding pyruvate dehydrogenase complex E1 component subunit beta has product MAETLLFNALREAIDEEMARDPHVCVMGEDVGQYGGSYKVTKDLYDKYGELRVLDTPIAENAFTGMAVGAAMTGLRPIVEGMNMGFLLLAFNQISNNMGMLRYTSGGNFTIPAVVRGPGGVGRQLGAEHSQRLEAYFHAVPGIKIVAVSTPTNAKGLMKAAIRDNNPVLFFEHVLLYNLSEEIPGGDYICALDQADLVQQGSDVTILTYSRMRHHCLKAVEQLEKEGVSVELIDLISLKPFDMETIARSIRKTHKVLIVEECMKTGGIGAELMALITEQCFDDLDCRPVRLSSQDIPTPYNGTLENLTIIQPHQIVEAAKALKSGQV; this is encoded by the coding sequence GTGGCTGAGACCCTGTTGTTCAACGCCCTGCGCGAGGCCATCGATGAAGAGATGGCTCGCGATCCTCACGTGTGTGTGATGGGGGAGGACGTTGGTCAGTACGGCGGGTCCTACAAAGTCACCAAAGACCTCTACGACAAATACGGCGAACTGCGGGTGCTCGACACCCCGATCGCTGAAAACGCTTTCACCGGCATGGCGGTGGGTGCGGCGATGACGGGCCTACGCCCGATCGTCGAAGGCATGAACATGGGCTTCTTGCTGCTCGCCTTCAACCAGATCTCCAACAACATGGGAATGCTCCGCTACACCAGTGGCGGCAACTTCACCATTCCTGCCGTGGTGCGGGGGCCTGGCGGTGTGGGCCGTCAGCTCGGCGCCGAGCACAGCCAGCGCCTCGAGGCCTATTTCCATGCCGTGCCCGGCATCAAGATCGTGGCGGTGAGCACTCCCACGAACGCTAAGGGCCTGATGAAGGCCGCCATTCGCGACAACAACCCCGTGCTGTTCTTTGAGCACGTGTTGCTCTACAACCTCAGCGAGGAGATCCCAGGCGGCGATTACATCTGCGCTCTCGACCAGGCCGATCTGGTGCAGCAGGGCAGTGATGTGACGATCCTCACCTACTCCCGCATGCGCCACCACTGCCTCAAGGCGGTGGAGCAGCTGGAGAAAGAGGGCGTGAGCGTGGAATTGATCGATCTGATCAGCCTCAAGCCCTTCGACATGGAGACCATCGCCCGCTCGATCCGCAAGACCCACAAGGTGCTGATCGTGGAGGAGTGCATGAAGACCGGCGGCATCGGCGCTGAGCTGATGGCGTTGATCACCGAGCAGTGTTTCGATGATCTCGATTGCCGTCCGGTGCGTTTGTCGTCGCAAGACATCCCCACCCCCTACAACGGCACGCTCGAGAACCTCACGATCATTCAGCCCCACCAGATCGTGGAAGCCGCCAAGGCCCTCAAGAGCGGCCAGGTCTGA
- the secD gene encoding protein translocase subunit SecD, which yields MARQQGWFALILALAIAAGAVLASFPLQLGLDLKGGSQLTLQVLPAGAIKQVKSEQLEAVKDVLDRRINGLGVAESTLQSVGDDQLVLQLPGEQDPSRAAKVLGTTALLEFRAQKAGTEQEMSGLLKLKRQAVAVLNQSRQQQAAGQEKPEIKTDELAQALDQLGLTVPDGSGEAEQLELLLAEVNRRIVDLYEPAQLTGKDLTSAGRQQQQTGSGWDVTLGFNAEGGRKFAELTQGIAGSGRLLGIVLDGRSISEASVGPEFKPAGISGGAASITGNFTAEEARDLEVQLRGGSLPLPVKVIEQRTIGATLGAENVQRSLAAGLFGLALVALFMVVMYRLPGFVAVLALALYSLFNLALYALIPVTLTLPGIAGFILSIGIAVDANVLIFERVKEELRRGNTLIRSIDAGFSLAFSSILDGHVTGLISCAALFALGTGLVKGFALTLGIGLVLSLFTALSCTRTLLRLLMGYPALRRATFFLPAAQLPGSVA from the coding sequence ATGGCGCGTCAACAGGGGTGGTTTGCCCTAATCCTGGCTTTGGCGATTGCGGCGGGAGCCGTGCTGGCCAGCTTCCCCTTGCAGCTCGGCCTTGATCTCAAGGGCGGCAGCCAGCTCACCTTGCAGGTGTTGCCGGCCGGTGCGATCAAACAGGTGAAGAGCGAACAGCTTGAGGCCGTGAAGGATGTGCTCGACCGCCGCATCAATGGCCTCGGGGTGGCTGAATCCACCCTGCAGAGCGTTGGCGATGATCAGCTGGTGCTGCAGCTCCCCGGTGAGCAAGACCCCAGCCGTGCCGCCAAGGTGCTCGGGACGACCGCTCTGCTTGAGTTTCGCGCTCAGAAGGCCGGCACTGAACAGGAGATGAGTGGGCTGCTCAAGCTCAAACGCCAGGCCGTGGCGGTGCTCAATCAGAGTCGGCAGCAGCAAGCAGCAGGGCAGGAGAAGCCAGAGATCAAAACCGATGAGCTCGCCCAGGCGCTTGACCAGCTTGGGCTGACGGTGCCTGACGGCAGCGGAGAAGCCGAACAACTTGAGCTGCTGTTGGCTGAGGTCAACCGCCGCATCGTGGATCTCTACGAGCCCGCCCAGCTCACCGGCAAAGACCTCACCAGCGCTGGTCGCCAGCAGCAGCAAACCGGCAGCGGCTGGGATGTGACCCTCGGCTTCAATGCCGAGGGCGGCCGTAAGTTTGCGGAGCTCACCCAGGGCATTGCCGGCAGTGGCCGTCTCCTGGGAATCGTGCTTGATGGCCGCTCCATCAGCGAAGCGAGTGTGGGCCCGGAGTTCAAGCCTGCGGGCATCAGCGGCGGTGCTGCCAGCATCACCGGCAATTTCACTGCTGAGGAAGCACGCGATCTCGAAGTGCAGCTGCGCGGCGGCTCCTTGCCACTGCCGGTGAAGGTGATCGAGCAGCGCACCATCGGCGCCACCCTTGGGGCTGAAAACGTGCAACGCAGCCTCGCCGCTGGCCTGTTTGGCCTGGCCCTTGTGGCGTTGTTCATGGTGGTGATGTATCGGCTTCCTGGCTTCGTAGCGGTGCTGGCGCTGGCGCTCTATTCCCTGTTCAACCTCGCGCTCTACGCGCTGATTCCCGTCACCCTCACTCTGCCGGGCATTGCGGGTTTTATCCTCTCCATCGGCATCGCAGTGGATGCCAATGTCTTGATCTTTGAGCGGGTCAAGGAAGAGTTGCGGCGCGGCAACACCCTGATTCGCTCCATTGATGCTGGCTTCTCCCTGGCCTTTTCCTCGATCTTGGATGGCCATGTCACCGGCCTGATCAGCTGTGCCGCCCTGTTTGCACTGGGCACGGGCCTGGTCAAGGGATTTGCCCTCACCCTTGGGATTGGTTTGGTGCTGAGCCTGTTCACAGCCCTGAGCTGCACCCGCACGCTCTTGCGCTTGCTGATGGGCTATCCAGCACTGCGCCGTGCCACCTTCTTCCTCCCTGCTGCCCAGTTGCCCGGGAGCGTCGCCTGA
- the secF gene encoding protein translocase subunit SecF, translating into MTASSPAPQIGNSAMVEPRFRITRIRRQGWLVSGLAVLLSFVGMALCWSNPRIGAPLRPGLDFTGGTQLQIERSCSVADCASLRAAAVQQRLAEITLPASGAVEAPRLTSAGVQVLDGGRSLELRLPDLEPEQTQALIDQLIPLTGPVNPQQLSVNTIGPTLGSQLLRSSAVSLLVSFALIAAYISFRYDGIYAALALLCLAHDVLITCGVFAWLGLISGVEVDSLFAVALITVAGYSVNDTVVVFDRIREQRREQRDLSLSDQVDLAVDATFTRSLYTSFTTLLPLIALLLFGGGSLFWFAVALTVGIGVGSWSSIGIAPTLLPLLTRR; encoded by the coding sequence ATGACTGCCAGTTCTCCCGCGCCTCAGATCGGCAATTCCGCCATGGTCGAGCCTCGCTTCCGCATCACACGCATCCGTCGCCAGGGCTGGCTGGTCTCAGGGCTGGCCGTGCTGCTCAGCTTTGTCGGTATGGCCCTGTGCTGGAGCAACCCGCGCATCGGAGCGCCGCTCCGCCCTGGCCTCGATTTCACCGGGGGCACGCAGCTTCAGATTGAGCGCAGCTGCAGCGTTGCCGATTGCGCCAGCTTGCGTGCGGCTGCCGTGCAGCAACGGTTAGCCGAGATCACCCTGCCGGCCAGTGGCGCCGTTGAGGCCCCTCGCCTCACGAGTGCTGGCGTGCAAGTGCTGGATGGCGGCCGCTCTCTGGAGCTGCGGCTCCCTGATCTCGAGCCTGAGCAAACCCAGGCCTTGATCGATCAGCTGATACCGCTCACTGGACCTGTCAATCCACAGCAGCTCTCGGTCAACACCATCGGTCCCACCCTCGGCAGTCAGCTGCTGCGCAGCAGTGCCGTATCGCTGCTGGTCAGTTTTGCTTTGATCGCCGCCTATATCAGCTTTCGCTACGACGGCATTTATGCCGCCTTGGCCTTGCTCTGCCTAGCCCATGACGTGCTGATTACCTGCGGAGTGTTCGCCTGGCTGGGTCTGATCAGCGGTGTGGAGGTGGACTCTCTGTTTGCAGTGGCCTTGATCACGGTGGCTGGCTATTCGGTGAATGACACCGTGGTGGTCTTCGATCGCATTCGCGAACAGCGACGTGAACAGCGCGATTTAAGCCTGAGTGACCAGGTGGATCTGGCTGTGGATGCCACCTTTACTCGCTCGCTCTACACCTCCTTCACCACCCTGCTTCCCCTGATCGCCTTGTTGCTCTTTGGCGGCGGCAGCCTGTTTTGGTTTGCTGTAGCCCTCACCGTGGGCATCGGTGTGGGCAGCTGGTCGAGTATCGGCATCGCACCAACCCTCCTGCCACTGCTCACGCGGCGATGA
- a CDS encoding AI-2E family transporter, with translation MTGRGLIGLLALVVLGLLAWELRWVLLVLFGAVVLAVALDVPVTWLRRYTPLNRPQSLLVVVAMLLLGGWQLGELLLPELIEQVQQLTQLVPAVINRIGELMGGVAMLESLEGRLAEFATFDKLQPLGGQLLGFAGGAANGTIQLLLMGLLALLLVLDPRSHQRLVLAATPAHYRPLVTTLLGECRQALGGWLAGMTISASSVFLLTWAGLALLKVPLALLSGLVCGLLTFVPTIGPTVATALPLAVALLVSPALALQVLILRLILQNGEAFLLTPILLSRTVNLLPTVALMAQLSLGALLGLPGVLLALPLVVVLQVLSQRVVVEQVMDRWL, from the coding sequence ATGACCGGCCGCGGGTTAATCGGGTTGCTCGCCCTGGTAGTGCTCGGACTACTGGCCTGGGAACTGCGCTGGGTGCTGCTGGTGCTGTTCGGGGCGGTGGTGCTGGCGGTGGCCCTGGATGTCCCTGTGACCTGGTTGCGGCGCTACACCCCGCTCAACCGCCCGCAATCGCTGTTGGTGGTCGTCGCGATGCTTCTACTGGGCGGCTGGCAGCTGGGGGAACTGCTGCTGCCGGAGCTGATCGAACAGGTGCAGCAACTCACGCAGCTTGTGCCGGCGGTGATCAATCGGATCGGCGAGCTCATGGGTGGCGTGGCGATGCTGGAGAGCCTCGAGGGTCGTCTGGCGGAGTTCGCCACGTTCGACAAACTGCAACCACTGGGGGGGCAGCTTCTGGGCTTTGCCGGTGGTGCCGCCAATGGCACGATCCAGCTGCTGCTGATGGGGCTGCTGGCGCTGCTGCTGGTGCTCGATCCGCGTAGTCACCAGCGGCTGGTGTTGGCGGCCACGCCAGCCCACTACCGGCCTCTGGTCACCACCTTGCTCGGTGAATGCCGCCAGGCCCTAGGTGGCTGGCTGGCCGGCATGACCATCTCCGCCAGCAGTGTGTTTCTGCTCACCTGGGCAGGGCTGGCCCTGCTGAAGGTGCCTTTGGCGCTACTCAGTGGACTGGTGTGCGGTCTGCTGACTTTTGTGCCGACTATCGGCCCAACAGTGGCGACCGCGCTGCCCCTGGCCGTCGCCCTGCTGGTATCGCCTGCACTAGCCCTGCAGGTGTTGATCCTGAGACTGATCCTTCAGAACGGTGAAGCCTTCCTGCTCACTCCGATCCTGCTGAGCCGCACCGTAAATCTGCTACCTACGGTGGCACTCATGGCACAGCTCAGCCTTGGGGCGCTCCTGGGGTTGCCGGGCGTGCTGCTGGCCCTGCCGCTGGTGGTGGTGCTCCAAGTGCTGTCACAGCGTGTTGTGGTGGAGCAGGTGATGGATCGGTGGCTCTAA
- a CDS encoding AI-2E family transporter, whose translation MKFGQWLGLIAAAAALVLLWSLRDVVIHLFAAVVLAMALCTLVGVVRARLGCARPLALLLSLLGLLVLLAIALAAVVPPFMQQFQQLLLQLPEAASKALALLRQAMDQSSQMLYGQEALDWLRQSWGSGASGSEAVGQSLQGLLGLAGNLGSGLIQLLFVVAVALMVAVQPNAYKEVAVLLAPSFYRRRMRQVLSQCGEALSSWMGGVLISSLCVALLAGIGLSLLGVKLVVANALLAGLLNIIPNVGPTLSTVFPMSVALLVSPWKALAVLGLYVLVQNLESYVITPSVMHHQVKLLPGLTLAAQFVFTVLFGPLGLLLALPLAVCLQVVIREVLIHDVLDPWRRQRPLT comes from the coding sequence GTGAAATTCGGCCAATGGCTCGGGCTGATTGCTGCAGCAGCCGCTCTGGTGTTGCTGTGGTCGCTGCGGGATGTGGTGATTCATCTCTTTGCGGCAGTGGTCCTAGCCATGGCCCTCTGCACCCTGGTGGGGGTGGTGCGCGCACGGCTGGGATGTGCTCGACCGCTGGCATTGCTCCTTAGCCTGCTTGGTCTGCTCGTGCTTCTGGCTATCGCCTTAGCCGCGGTGGTTCCACCCTTCATGCAACAGTTCCAGCAACTGCTGCTGCAGTTGCCGGAGGCAGCCAGCAAGGCGTTGGCTCTGCTGCGCCAAGCGATGGACCAGAGCAGCCAGATGCTTTACGGCCAAGAAGCACTGGATTGGCTGCGCCAGAGCTGGGGATCTGGCGCAAGCGGTAGCGAGGCTGTGGGCCAGAGCCTGCAGGGGCTCTTGGGCCTAGCCGGCAATCTGGGCAGCGGCTTGATCCAGCTGCTGTTTGTGGTGGCGGTGGCCCTGATGGTGGCCGTGCAACCCAACGCCTACAAGGAGGTGGCAGTGCTGCTGGCGCCCTCGTTCTACCGGCGGCGGATGCGCCAGGTTCTGTCTCAGTGCGGTGAAGCCCTCAGCAGCTGGATGGGCGGCGTGCTGATCAGCTCGCTCTGCGTGGCTCTGCTGGCAGGCATAGGCCTCTCTCTGCTGGGAGTGAAGCTGGTGGTGGCCAACGCATTGCTGGCGGGGCTACTCAACATCATTCCCAATGTGGGGCCCACCTTGAGCACCGTGTTTCCAATGTCGGTGGCGCTGCTGGTGTCCCCTTGGAAGGCTTTGGCAGTGCTCGGGCTCTACGTGCTGGTCCAGAACCTGGAGAGCTATGTGATCACTCCATCGGTGATGCACCACCAGGTGAAGCTGCTTCCCGGTCTCACCCTCGCAGCCCAGTTCGTGTTCACCGTGCTGTTCGGGCCGCTGGGATTGTTGCTGGCCCTGCCTCTGGCGGTGTGCCTCCAGGTGGTCATCCGTGAGGTACTGATCCACGATGTGCTGGATCCCTGGCGCCGGCAGCGCCCACTGACATGA
- the psb28 gene encoding photosystem II reaction center protein Psb28, whose protein sequence is MAAIQFFRGVDEPVVPDIRMTRSRDGRTGQAIFVFDQPDALAPESMGDIGGMYLVDEEGQLVTREVNAKFVNGKPAALEATYTWKTPEDFERFMRFAQRYADSHDLGFSQNEKNDEASSEDA, encoded by the coding sequence ATGGCCGCCATTCAGTTTTTCCGCGGTGTCGACGAGCCGGTTGTTCCCGATATCCGCATGACCCGTTCCCGCGATGGGCGCACCGGTCAGGCGATCTTTGTGTTTGATCAACCCGATGCGCTTGCTCCCGAGAGCATGGGTGACATCGGCGGCATGTACTTGGTGGATGAGGAGGGCCAGCTGGTGACCCGCGAAGTGAATGCCAAATTCGTGAACGGGAAACCAGCTGCGCTGGAAGCCACCTACACCTGGAAAACCCCCGAGGATTTCGAGCGGTTTATGCGCTTCGCCCAGCGGTACGCCGATAGCCACGACCTCGGCTTCTCCCAGAACGAGAAAAACGACGAGGCCAGCAGCGAAGACGCGTGA